The uncultured Cohaesibacter sp. genomic sequence TCCGGCCGCAAACCGGACTGACCCATCCTCCTCTAGGATGCCCCTTCCATGCTCTTCTTTGGTCGGAGCCCAAGCGGCTGGCAAGATGCGCACAAACACGCCTATAATGATTTGATACAGCGGCTCTGGGCGATCAAACGCCTCAGATTTCATTCATCCTTTCATGGCGAGCAGAACAAATGGTTGAAAAACTGATACCCTTCATACGGATCAAGTCATTTCACCTGTTCATCCTCACCTTGATTTTCCTAATCATTTCCTTTCCCTTCTATGAGGAGATGAAGAACCGGATCAATGCGAGCAAGCTGATCATCAATATGTATAAATCGAGCCTTGAATCCTCGATTTACCAATATAAATTCCTGCCCTTCATCCTGTCGCAAAACCAGAAAATCGTAGACATCGTGACTGGAGATCTGGATCCGGTTGAAAGTGGCTATTTCCTGCAACGCATCAAATATGCCACCGACGTTGCCAATGTCTTTGTGCAGGACAAAACCGGCAACACCATAGCTTCAAGCAATTGGGATAAACCCGATAGCTATATTGGCAAGAATTACGGCTTCAGGCCCTATTTCAAGGCAGCCATGGCAGGAAGGCTCGGCCAGTTTTATGGGATCGGTGTCACGTCCCTCACCCCCGGCTACTTCATTTCCTACGGGTTGAAGTCTGGTGGAAAGATCATCGGCACCATCACAATCGAAATCAATCTCTCCGCACTTGAGGATGTCTGGGCGTCCGGCCCTGATGAAATCATCGTCTCCGACGTCCATAACATCATCTTTCTGAGCTCCAACAAGGCCTGGAAAAACAAGACCCTTGGCGACATCAGCGCCCGGGCCATCGACAAGGTGGATTCGGAGAAACAGTTTGTCCGGCATCTGCTGAGCCCTATTGCCTTGTCACGCTGTTATCAGATGGGAGACATAACCTTCTATAGCAATTCCATGTTCGGCTGTACGCTTCCGGGCATCTTTTCCATAGAAGAGGACATCCTCGACTATGGCTGGACCATTCTGTCGCTCCAAAGCACCCACTATTATTATGCTCTCGCGGTGCTGGCCTTCCTTCTGGCTTTGCTGATCTATGGCATTATCCTGTTCGCCTACCGGAATTTCCGCAACAAATACAAGCGCAGCATCCAGAAGCTACAAAACCAACTGGTTGAAAACAGCAAGCTGGCCTCCATCGGACAGATGGCTACGGAACTGGCGCATGAGTTCAACCAGCCCCTTTCTGCCATCTATATGCTGCTTGATACCTCCAGACTGCTGCTCGAGCGCAAGCTTTATCCGCAAGTGGACGAAAATCTGGCATTGGTCGCATCCCATATCGAGCGTATGACGCACCAGATATCGGGACTCAAATCCTTCGCCAGTCGCCATCGCATCTCCAGCGGCAATGCCAACATCGTGATGGTTGCCAACTCCTCTCTCAAGCTGTTTCAAGCCACGCTGAAGAAGAGTAATGTGCAACTGGAATTCCAGGCCAGCCACAATGTCATTCAAGTGCCCTGCAACGAAATCGGTCTGGAGCAGATTTTCAGCAACCTGATCACCAATGCGCTGGAAGCCATGAACAATCAGGAGAAGAAGAGGCTGCTCATCTTTATCAACAAGGAAGACGGCAAAGTGCAGGTTCTTGTTCGCGACAATGGCGGCGGTATTTCCGAGCCAACGCGAATCTTTGAGTCCTACTTCTCCACCAAGCAGCGAGGCACCGGTCTGGGCTTGGCGATCGTCAAGGGGATTGTCGAGAATTCCGGCGGCTCCATCAAGGCACAAAATCATGCCGCAGGCGGGGCCGAGTTCAGCATCAAATGGCGCGAGTGGGTGGATGCGGCCCTTGTGCCAACAGAAGACGCGCTCTAAAGCGGTTCTCGGGCACTCTCTTCCCGAGAATACAATAATATACCGAGATTTAAGTCGCTTTAAGCATCAATCCTGTTGGCAGCCCAGCCGATTAATCCGCCTGATTGCCCGAGCGAAAGGCATCTGGCTTGATATCATGGCGATTGAGCTTGTCGTACAATGTTTTGCGCGGCAGCAACAATTGCTTGGCAGCCGATCCAACATGGCCTCCGGTCTGGCGCAAGGCATCCTCAATCAACTGCTTTTCAAAGGAATCCAGACGTTCGGTAAGGCTCATGCGGTTTTCATCGGAGATGGAAAAACCGTCTGTTTCGGGGGGGATAAAGCCTAGAATAAAGCGATCTGCAAAATGCTTGAGTTCGCGCACATTGCCCGGCCATTTCTGGGCTTGCAGCCAGATGATCAGTTCCGGCTTGATGTCCGGCATCGGGCGCCGATATTGCTGGGCCGCTTGAAAAGCAAAGTGATAGAACAGCTCGGGAATGTCTTCACGCCGCTCACGCAGAGGGGGCAGATGGATGGTGACGACATTCAGCCGGTAATAGAGGTCGGTGCGAAAGGCCTTCTTTTCGCTAAGCTTCTGCAGGTCTTCCTTCGTGGCTGCCACAACGCGGCAGTCCACGGGCACATGCACATTGTTGCCCAGTCGCTCGACAGTGCGCTCTTGTAGCACACGCAGAAATTTGGCCTGAATATCCAGCGGCATGCTTTCGATTTCGTCGAGAAACAGCGTGCCCTTGTGCGCATATTCCACCTTGCCGATCCGCTTTTTGGTAGCGCCCGTGAAGGTGCCCGCCTCATGGCCGAACACTTCGCTTTCAAACAGGCTATCGGGGAAGGCGGCGCAATTCAGCGGCACAAAATTGGCGTTGCGCCTGTCGCTCCACATATGGATGGCATTGGCCACCACTTCCTTGCCGGTGCCCGTTTCGCCCTGCACAAGCACATCCGCATCCGTGTCCGAGATATTCAGGATCATTTCGCGAATACGGTTCATCGCCTTGCTAGAGCCGATCATCACGGGGCCATTGGTCGCCTTTTGCTGCAGGCGGGACTGGGCATTTTCCAGCTCCAGACGGCGCTTGTCGACTGCCCGCTGCAGGATCTCCGTTAGCCGCTTGCTGCTGCATGGCTTCTCAATAAAATCATGTGCGCCCTGCTTCATGGCATTGACCGCCATTTCCACATCGCCATGACCAGTGATCAACACAACCGGGATGGCCACATCAATGGCCAGAACCTTTTCCATCAGTTTGACACCGGACATGCCCGGCAAGCGAATGTCGGTCAGAACGACAGAGGCAGGATGCTTGCGCACCAGTTTTAGCCCGTCTTCAGCAGTGTCTGCTGGAAGGACGGTGAAGCCAGCCATTTCCATGGACTGCTGATAAGCAAATTGCACACTTTTATCGTCTTCGATGTAGATTATCGAAATATCGATCGGAGTCACGCCTTGGTCCTCTCTGACAGAGCAATCCGCCTGGGTCCTCACCGCGGTAGGCAGTCCATCGGCACTCCCTTTTTAGGGTATACACCGTCAGGAACCGCACTTATTGCTCTCCTTCAATTTTTCAACCTTATACACATAACGGCACGAGCGTCGAGGCACTCGATAGAAGGAAAGGGGCAAAAGAGCCTTTTTGCCTGTTTTCACATGCCATGTGGTGTCTTGTCCCCGCTCCTTTCGCAAATCTGTGCGGATATCGTGACACTTCCTGCGGAAGGGTGTCTGGAAATCCGCACAGTTTTCCGCTCGCGCACTAGACTAAGGAACAAGGCTTTTTCCAATCCGACTCTTTGCTGGCCCTCCCCCTTGAAAAAATTACCATGCTTCCCCATGCATCTCCCCGCCCGAAAGCGCAGCTAAAAACGTCAACATTACATCTAGTTAACCATTGGGAATGCGCGATGGCAACCGCGCTTGCCGCTCAAGGCACCATACTTTCCTTCGAGTCGAACGGCCATTTGGCACGGAGCTTGCTGTTACTAGTACAGGCTGCACGCAAGATCGTTGGGCGGAACTCCACATCTCTTCGATGATCTCGTGGGCTCAGGATCAACAGATCCTATCAAGGAGGAATATATCGGGAGCGAGTGGAGGACTTGCCCCCGCATGAAATGAAACCCGGATCGCAAGATCCAAAGATGAAATCAAGGTGATGCCGCTTCAGATCTTATCAGAGCGGTGTGCCTTTTTAAGATCGACACCCCTCACGGTGTCGAAGCTACATTCGAATAACAGGCTTTTTTGAAGACAGGATAGGGAGGAAACCTAATGATCCGTCTCGCAAGTATTCTTGGCGCTGGCCTTATGGCTCTGTCGCTCGCAGCCCCGACTTTTGCTGCTGATGTCACTCTCAAGCTCGGCCACATTGCCGTGCCTGACCATCCTTATGGCAAGGGCGCTGCCTATTTTGCCAAGCTCGTCAATGAAAAGAGCAACGGCTCCATCGAAGTCAAGGTTTTCCCAAGCTCCCAGCTGGGTGGCCAGAAAGACCTGATCGAAGGCATGGTCTTCGGTGCTGTTGACATGGCACTGGTCGGCACCGCTGTTCTGGGCCAGTTCCAGCCACAGATTTCCATTTTCGATTTGCCCTTCATCTTCAATGATCGCCCGCATGCCTACAGATCTCTGGACAGTGTCGGCATGGATCTTGGCAAGAAGCTGGAAGGCCGCGGCATCAAGCTGCTCGGCTATATGGAAAACGGCATCCGCCACGTAACCAACAATGTCCGCCCTATCAAAGAGCCAGCCGATATGGAAGGCCTGAAGATTCGCGTCATGACCAACAAGATCTTTGTTGAAATGATGAAAGCTCTAGGTGCTTCTCCAACCCCAATGGCCTTCAGCGAGCTTTACTCTGCCATGCAGCAGGGTACGGTTGACGGTCAGGAAAACCCTTCCGCGCATATCTTCACCAAACGCTTCTATGAAGTTCAGAAATATGCCTCCAAGACCGCACACGCCTATTCTCCAGAACCGATGATCATGTCCATGATCAGCTGGGCAAAACTCAATGATGAGCAGAAAGCCATCATTCAGGACGCCGCCAAGGAAGCCATTGCATGGCAGCGCAAGGTCTCTGAAGAGCAGGACAACAAATATTGGGAACAGATCATCGCAACCGGCAAAATGGAAGTTATCGATGTTGATCGCTCCAAATTCAAAGCTGCGACGGCTCCTGTGATCGCAATGTTCGCCGACAGCGTTGGTCAGGACAATATCGACAAGATCAACGCTCTGGCTGAATAACCAAGCCAGCCCCAAGAGAGCCCGCAGGATCAATCATCGGGGCTCGTGCCGAACTTGGGTAAGGGTTGGCCCGGTCGCAAGACAATCGGGTCAACCCGCTGCGCACCTGAAAGCTGGCCTATGCGGGCCAGTCCACAGCGCAAGGCTCCTCGGGCCTCATCACCCGAATTCGTGATCAAATCAACAACAAGGCTTGGCCCCAGGATTTGCTGCAAGCTTATCGGGGCCCCATAAAAGGTCTCTCTTCATGGACGCCATATTCAAAATCCTGCGCAAGTTGCTGTATGGGACTTCCGTTATTGCGATGCTTGTCATGCTGACAATCATCTTCATACAGGTGATCACCCGCTATCTGTTCGGCTTCTCGTTCGAGTGGTCTGAAGAGTTGGCCCGGTTCCTGTTTGTCTGGGTCGTATTCCTTGGCTCTGCGCTTATCATGGGCGAAGACGGTCATCTGGCTGTCGAGCTGGTGCCGCGCATTCTCAATGGCACCAAGCCCGGCTTTGTGCTCAACCTTTTCATCAATGCCTGCGGCTATGTTTTCATTCTGCTGCTGATCGTTCAGGGCTGGAAAATGGCTCAGACCATGACCTTCCAAACGTCTCCCGGCCTCGGCATCTCGATGGGCTATGTCTATATCATCATGCCTGTCTCGGGTGTTCTCATGCTGATGTATCACATCAAGGACACCATAAGCATCTTCCGCTCGCTCGCTGGCAAGGCTGAAGACGACAAGACCGATGACACATCGGTCATAACCGACTAGCGGGAGGCTGAACTCATGGAAGTCGCACTTATTCTTTCCTTCGTCGCGATGGCACTGATCGGTGTTCCGGTGGCTTATGCCCTGGCCCTTTCCGTTTCCTTCGTTCTGGCGTTCTATATGGACCTACCTCAGGTTCTCATTACCAATAACCTCTTCTCCGGCATCGATTCCTTCTCCTTCATGGCGGTGCCCTTCTTCATGCTCGCCGGTGCCTTCATGTCTGCTGGCGGGGTAACCTCGCGTCTGGTCAATGTGGCACAGGCGATGGTTGGCTCCTTTACCGGTGGTTTGGCGCAGGCTGTGGCTGTGGCTGGCATGTTCTTTGCCGCCATCTCCGGGTCTTCTGCTGCAACCACGGCGGCCATCGGCTCGACCATGGTCAACGAAATGGAGCGGAAGGGCTATAAACGCGAAATGGCAACGGGCATCGTTGCTGCGGCCGGTACGGTCGGCATCGTCATCCCGCCTTCCATCACCTTCGTGGTGTATGGGGTTATTGCCAACGTATCGATCGGCGATCTCTTCATGGCCGGTGTCGTACCGGGCCTGTTAATGGGTGGCGCCATGTGTGGCATGGGCTGGTACCTCGCCAAGAGAGGCCAAATTCCCCCCGACGGGTCTTTCTCCTGCAAGCGCCTTGCTCTGGCTCTCAAGGACGCCTTCTGGGCTCTGATGACCCCTGTCATCATCATTGGCGGCATCTACTCGGGTATCTTCACACCAACCGAAGCGGCGGCTGTTGCTGCGGTCTATGGTATTGTGGTCGGTCTGTTCATCTACAAGGAACTGGCCATCCGTGACTTCCCCGAGATTATCTTCAAGGCCGTGATCGGCACGACGCTCATCATGTTCCTTGTGGGGGCTGCCAAAGTCTTCGGCTGGCTTATGACCAACCTGCAGATCCCGCATATGATCGGCGAGGCCATCATCCAGTTCACCAGCTCGGGCATCGTCTTCCTGCTGATCATGAACGTGCTGCTTCTGGTGTTGGGAACCCTGGTCAATGCTTCGGCTGCGGTGGTTATTCTGACCCCGATCTTCCTGCCGGTCGCCCTCAATATGGGCATCGACCCGATCCATTTCGGCGTGATCATGGTCGTCAACCTTGCCATCGGCTGCATCACACCTCCGGTAGGTCTTGATCTGTTCGTGGCCAGTGCCATCACAAAGGTGCCGTTGGAGAAGGTCATGAAGTCAACAGCTCCCTATCTGGGAGCACTGATTGTGGCTTTGCTCTTGATCACGATGATTGCACCAATCTCGACCACATTACCGTATCTCTTCAAATAAGCCCTAAAACATACGCGCTGGCGATCCTCCGCCAGCGTCTCTCTTGGCCCCGGAAACGGGGCTTTTTTTTTGGGCAAGCCCCATCAGGGCACCACCAAGGAAAGCTATCTGGAAAGCATCAGGCATCGCCACGAGAAACGGACAAAGCGCAAAGGCGCAAGCATCTTCTTGCGGCACGAAACATTGAAATAAAAGGGAAAATGGCGCGCTGGGGAGGATTCGAACCCCCGACCCCCAGATTCGTAGTCTGGTGCTCTATCCAACTGAGCTACCAGCGCAACCTGTGTGCCATGCTCGTTTTGAGCTCGGCAAGTGAGGCTGTTGTCTAATCCCTATTGACCGAGTTGGCAAGGGCGTTTTTGTTTTTATTTCATTTTTTTAACAGCGTTGAACAAGCCTGTGAAAAGAGATGGCAGAAAGCCGCGGCATAGCCGATATCAGGGCGCTTGATAGCCGAGACCAAACCTTCTGTGGATTGATTCAATCTTTTTTCTTCCAGCTATCCGTTTGCCACATATGAGTAAATGCTTCCCGGTAGGTGGGGTAGTGCAAGATGCCTCCGATCAACTCATGCAGCCGAATATTGCTGCATCGTTTGTTCTCGCCATAGAAGCTGCGCGCCATGGGGCTCATGTCGGCGTCTTCGAAAGAGAGTTCCTTTGGGCGTGGCAGCCCCATCAGATCGGCGCAATAATAGATCACCTCTTGCGGCGCTGCCGGTTCGTCATCCACCACATTCAGGATACCGCTGTGGCGCTGTCTGGCAGCCTTGGCAACTGCCAGACCGATATCGGCCACATGAATGCGATTAAACACCTGTCCGGGTTTGTTAATAGCCCTGCATGTGCCTGCATCCAGCTTGATCATTTGGTTGCGCCCCGGACCATAGATGCCAGCCAGCCGATAGATCCCCAGCGGCATATCCAGCTCTTCTGCCAACGCCTGCCAGTCTTTCTCTGCGGCCACCCGCTGCACCGAGCGACGCGAAACCGGGCGGCATTCGGTATCCTCATCCACCCATGCCCCGTCATGATTGCCATAGACGCCGACGGTCGAGAGATAACCGATCCAGCGTAGCTGCGGAAGTTGTTTCAAATCTGCGCGCAGACAATTAAGGACAGGATCGCCTTCCGCTTCCGGCGCGATTGAGATGAGCAGGTGCGTAGCCTCGGCCAGCGCTTCCTTAAGGGCCGCAGACGGGGTTTCACCGTCAAATTGAAAAGCACGCAAACCCGCAGAGGTCATAGCTTCGGCTTTTTCAGCCGAACGCGTGGTGGCTGCAATCCAGTCGCAGTCAGGCGCCAATTCCTGCGCGATGGCGCGGGCGCTATAGCCATATCCAAAAATAAACAGTTTCATTGGGTCTTTCCTTCCAGCGCCAATTGCCATTCTTCATTCACATCCGGGGCCGTTTCCCCGTCAATGTGGTCTTTTGCCATTTGAACAAATTCCTGCTCTGGCATGAGTTGCCCAAGGGCCCATATGGCAGCCCCTCTGACCAGCGGCTCTTCATCGCCAAGATGTGGCATGACATGATCGATCAGGTCTGCCTTGTTCGTATTGGCTTCCCTGCCCGCATTGCCTGCAGCGATCAAGACATTGCGCAAGAAGCGATTGCGCCCGATGCGCTTGATGGGAGAGCCGGAGAAATGCTGACGGAAGGCGGCATCATCCAGAGCCAGAAAATCAACAAGCCCAGGAGCTTTGAGATCCTCCCGCGCCTTGAGTTTCGCCTCGCTGGCCTGTTGTGCAAACTTGTTCCACGGGCAAGCGGCCAGACAGTCATCACAGCCATAGATGCGATTGCCGATAGCGCTGCGCAAAGCATGCGGGATCGGCCCCTTATTCTCGATGGTGAGATAGGAAATACAGCGGCTGGCGTCGATCTGGTAGGGTTTGGGGAAGGCGCCCGTCGGGCAGGCCTTCAGACAGGCCACACAGGAGCCACAGCGATCCATTTCCGCCTCATCGGGGGCGAGGTCCAGGTTGGTGAAGATTGCGCCCAGAAACAGCCATGAGCCAAATTCACGACTGACCAGATTGGTGTGTTTGCCCTGCCAGCCCAGACCGGCAAGCTCTGCCAGTGGCTTTTCCATAACGGGCGCGGTGTCGACAAACACCTTGATCGCCCCATCTGGCTGATTGTCGCGCACGCGCGAAAGCAACTTGGCCGACAGTTGCTTCAACCGTCCCTTGATCAGATCGTGATAGTCGCGATGGCGGGCATAGACCGAAATATTGGCCTTGTCGGGGTGTGCAAGAAGCGCACGCGGGTCCTCTTCAGGGCCATAGTTGAAACCGAGCATGAGGATGGACCGCACATCATCCCAAAGGTTGGTGGGGTGAGCGCGGCGGTCCAGCGTCTCCTCCATCCAGTCCATGGAGCCATGATAGCCCTTCTCGACAAAGTGCCGCAAAACGGTTTCTCGACTTCTGGCATCACCGGCGCGACAGACCCGCAATTGGGCAAAGCCCAGTGCCTGGGCCTCTTTGTCAATGAAGGCCCGCAATTTTGCCTGTTTATCCGGGTTTGGCACGATCATGCACCATCATTGTAGGAGGAGAAACTAGAAGTCCAGATCCATATACTGGTTCGACGGCGGAATCCCCTTAAGGCTATCGGCCAGAATGGGGCGGAAAGCCGGACGTGACTTGATGCGCTGATACCAATCCTTGACGATCGGTTCCTTTTCCCAAGGCACTTCGCCCAGATAGTCGATGGTAGAAAGCATGGCCCCTGCGGCAAGGTCGGCATAGGAGAAATTCTCACCAGCGAGCCATTTTCGACGCTCGGCCAGATAGGCAATATAGTTGAGATGGATCTTCAGATTGCCTCTGGCGGCGCGCAAAAGCGTCGAGTCAGGTGAGCCGCCCCCTTCGCTTGGTCGGCGCATACGCTTATAGATCTTTTCCTCAACAAAAAAACGGGCGCTCTCATCCACGGCCTTGTTGAGAAACCAGTGCACAAGCCTGCGCACTTCAGCACGATGGTTGGGATGATCCGGCAAAAGACGACGACTTCCCAGTGCATAACCTCGGGTTTCGTCCAGATATTCGGCAATGGTCATCGCCCCGCACACCGGTGGCCCGTCATTCTCTCTGAGCACAGGAACAGTACCCGCCGGATTGACCAGCAGAAACTCTTCTGTCCGCTCCCAGGGAAGAACTTCGGTCAATTCCGCATTCGCCTTACACTCGGCCAGAATCAGCCGGGTAAAGCGGGAAGGAACTGACATCATGGTGTGGTAGAGCAGTAGCATTGCCCGTGCGATTCCTTTCGTGCCTACCGCTTCTTCGAGCAGAAAACTGGCAAAAGTGTGGACGCTAAGACTATTCAAGTATGAAATGATTATCAGCTATTTAACAGACGTGTTTTAAACACGTCCATTAACTGCCGCACTTTCACCTGATTTGAGGTTGAAAGGGAGACCATAGTGGCAGAAGCATTTTTCTGCCAGAGAAAGAATGAGATAAAAATGGATATTGCCACATATTTCGAAGCTGTCATCCTTGGCTTTATCGAGGGCTTTACCGAATTTCTTCCCGTTTCCTCTACCGGTCATATTTTGCTCGCGGGGCACTTTCTGGGATTTGAAAATGATGGCAAAACATTCGAGGTCCTAATCCAGCTGGGCGCTATTCTGGCGATCCTGACAGTCTATTCGCACCGGCTCATCAAGATTGCGATGGATCTGCCCACCAACCGGAAGGCGCGCCTGTTTGTGGCAGGCATTTTATTGGCCTTTCTGCCAGCCGCTGTGCTGGGAGCAAGCTTGCATGATTTCATCAAGCAGGTGCTGTTTGAAAGCCCCAGACTCATCTGCACCACATTGATTGTTGGTGGCGTTGCATTGGCATGGATAGACAGGCTCGATCTCAAGCCACGCTATACCGACATCATGGACTATCCCCTCTCGCTCTGTTTCAAAATCGGCCTGTTCCAGTGTCTGGCGATGGTGCCGGGCATGTCCCGCTCGGGCTCGACCATTGCCGGTGCGCTGTTGATGGGGACGGACAAACGATCGGCGGCGGAATTTTCCTTCTTTCTGGCCATGCCGACCATGGCAGGGGCCTTTGCCTATGACCTCTACAAGAACCGGAACATTATCAGTCTGGATCAGGCTGGTGTGATCACGGTTGGCTTCATTGCCGCGTTTATTGCCGCGGTCTTTGTCGTCAGACAATTGCTCGACTTCGTTTCCCAGCATGGCTTCATGCCGTTCGCCATCTGGCGCATCGTCGTAGGGGCAGCCGGTCTCATCGGGCTTTATATGGTCGGCTAACAAGCCTCGCGGGAATGGCGGCGGCACCCCGCCCCTTCCTTGGCACGTAAAAACAGCCCCACAAGGCGGCAGGCAACAAGGCCGTCTTACCTTACTTTACCCTTTGGGGCTTGTAGGCCTATTCCCTCTCCTTGGAACTATTGGCTTCCTTGTTGCGCGCGTTTTGCACAGTCTCCCCTGTTTTCGTATCGCCATGTGATACTTTTACAGGGCAATTTTCATAGCTTTTTGGGTTGGGTAAATTTTCCGCGTGGTTTCACCTAAATAGAAACCGACAAATTACCTTTCTATTTTCTATGTCTATTCATGCGTTTAGACAGGCTTTGTACTCAAATCCTGTTATAAATACTTATAGCAAAGCGACCTTAAAATGCCGTCCTAACATC encodes the following:
- a CDS encoding ATP-binding protein gives rise to the protein MVEKLIPFIRIKSFHLFILTLIFLIISFPFYEEMKNRINASKLIINMYKSSLESSIYQYKFLPFILSQNQKIVDIVTGDLDPVESGYFLQRIKYATDVANVFVQDKTGNTIASSNWDKPDSYIGKNYGFRPYFKAAMAGRLGQFYGIGVTSLTPGYFISYGLKSGGKIIGTITIEINLSALEDVWASGPDEIIVSDVHNIIFLSSNKAWKNKTLGDISARAIDKVDSEKQFVRHLLSPIALSRCYQMGDITFYSNSMFGCTLPGIFSIEEDILDYGWTILSLQSTHYYYALAVLAFLLALLIYGIILFAYRNFRNKYKRSIQKLQNQLVENSKLASIGQMATELAHEFNQPLSAIYMLLDTSRLLLERKLYPQVDENLALVASHIERMTHQISGLKSFASRHRISSGNANIVMVANSSLKLFQATLKKSNVQLEFQASHNVIQVPCNEIGLEQIFSNLITNALEAMNNQEKKRLLIFINKEDGKVQVLVRDNGGGISEPTRIFESYFSTKQRGTGLGLAIVKGIVENSGGSIKAQNHAAGGAEFSIKWREWVDAALVPTEDAL
- a CDS encoding sigma-54 dependent transcriptional regulator, giving the protein MTPIDISIIYIEDDKSVQFAYQQSMEMAGFTVLPADTAEDGLKLVRKHPASVVLTDIRLPGMSGVKLMEKVLAIDVAIPVVLITGHGDVEMAVNAMKQGAHDFIEKPCSSKRLTEILQRAVDKRRLELENAQSRLQQKATNGPVMIGSSKAMNRIREMILNISDTDADVLVQGETGTGKEVVANAIHMWSDRRNANFVPLNCAAFPDSLFESEVFGHEAGTFTGATKKRIGKVEYAHKGTLFLDEIESMPLDIQAKFLRVLQERTVERLGNNVHVPVDCRVVAATKEDLQKLSEKKAFRTDLYYRLNVVTIHLPPLRERREDIPELFYHFAFQAAQQYRRPMPDIKPELIIWLQAQKWPGNVRELKHFADRFILGFIPPETDGFSISDENRMSLTERLDSFEKQLIEDALRQTGGHVGSAAKQLLLPRKTLYDKLNRHDIKPDAFRSGNQAD
- a CDS encoding DctP family TRAP transporter solute-binding subunit, translated to MIRLASILGAGLMALSLAAPTFAADVTLKLGHIAVPDHPYGKGAAYFAKLVNEKSNGSIEVKVFPSSQLGGQKDLIEGMVFGAVDMALVGTAVLGQFQPQISIFDLPFIFNDRPHAYRSLDSVGMDLGKKLEGRGIKLLGYMENGIRHVTNNVRPIKEPADMEGLKIRVMTNKIFVEMMKALGASPTPMAFSELYSAMQQGTVDGQENPSAHIFTKRFYEVQKYASKTAHAYSPEPMIMSMISWAKLNDEQKAIIQDAAKEAIAWQRKVSEEQDNKYWEQIIATGKMEVIDVDRSKFKAATAPVIAMFADSVGQDNIDKINALAE
- a CDS encoding TRAP transporter small permease, with translation MDAIFKILRKLLYGTSVIAMLVMLTIIFIQVITRYLFGFSFEWSEELARFLFVWVVFLGSALIMGEDGHLAVELVPRILNGTKPGFVLNLFINACGYVFILLLIVQGWKMAQTMTFQTSPGLGISMGYVYIIMPVSGVLMLMYHIKDTISIFRSLAGKAEDDKTDDTSVITD
- a CDS encoding TRAP transporter large permease produces the protein MEVALILSFVAMALIGVPVAYALALSVSFVLAFYMDLPQVLITNNLFSGIDSFSFMAVPFFMLAGAFMSAGGVTSRLVNVAQAMVGSFTGGLAQAVAVAGMFFAAISGSSAATTAAIGSTMVNEMERKGYKREMATGIVAAAGTVGIVIPPSITFVVYGVIANVSIGDLFMAGVVPGLLMGGAMCGMGWYLAKRGQIPPDGSFSCKRLALALKDAFWALMTPVIIIGGIYSGIFTPTEAAAVAAVYGIVVGLFIYKELAIRDFPEIIFKAVIGTTLIMFLVGAAKVFGWLMTNLQIPHMIGEAIIQFTSSGIVFLLIMNVLLLVLGTLVNASAAVVILTPIFLPVALNMGIDPIHFGVIMVVNLAIGCITPPVGLDLFVASAITKVPLEKVMKSTAPYLGALIVALLLITMIAPISTTLPYLFK
- a CDS encoding SDR family oxidoreductase; this translates as MKLFIFGYGYSARAIAQELAPDCDWIAATTRSAEKAEAMTSAGLRAFQFDGETPSAALKEALAEATHLLISIAPEAEGDPVLNCLRADLKQLPQLRWIGYLSTVGVYGNHDGAWVDEDTECRPVSRRSVQRVAAEKDWQALAEELDMPLGIYRLAGIYGPGRNQMIKLDAGTCRAINKPGQVFNRIHVADIGLAVAKAARQRHSGILNVVDDEPAAPQEVIYYCADLMGLPRPKELSFEDADMSPMARSFYGENKRCSNIRLHELIGGILHYPTYREAFTHMWQTDSWKKKD
- the queG gene encoding tRNA epoxyqueuosine(34) reductase QueG; the encoded protein is MIVPNPDKQAKLRAFIDKEAQALGFAQLRVCRAGDARSRETVLRHFVEKGYHGSMDWMEETLDRRAHPTNLWDDVRSILMLGFNYGPEEDPRALLAHPDKANISVYARHRDYHDLIKGRLKQLSAKLLSRVRDNQPDGAIKVFVDTAPVMEKPLAELAGLGWQGKHTNLVSREFGSWLFLGAIFTNLDLAPDEAEMDRCGSCVACLKACPTGAFPKPYQIDASRCISYLTIENKGPIPHALRSAIGNRIYGCDDCLAACPWNKFAQQASEAKLKAREDLKAPGLVDFLALDDAAFRQHFSGSPIKRIGRNRFLRNVLIAAGNAGREANTNKADLIDHVMPHLGDEEPLVRGAAIWALGQLMPEQEFVQMAKDHIDGETAPDVNEEWQLALEGKTQ
- a CDS encoding glutathione S-transferase family protein — its product is MLLLYHTMMSVPSRFTRLILAECKANAELTEVLPWERTEEFLLVNPAGTVPVLRENDGPPVCGAMTIAEYLDETRGYALGSRRLLPDHPNHRAEVRRLVHWFLNKAVDESARFFVEEKIYKRMRRPSEGGGSPDSTLLRAARGNLKIHLNYIAYLAERRKWLAGENFSYADLAAGAMLSTIDYLGEVPWEKEPIVKDWYQRIKSRPAFRPILADSLKGIPPSNQYMDLDF
- a CDS encoding undecaprenyl-diphosphate phosphatase; translated protein: MDIATYFEAVILGFIEGFTEFLPVSSTGHILLAGHFLGFENDGKTFEVLIQLGAILAILTVYSHRLIKIAMDLPTNRKARLFVAGILLAFLPAAVLGASLHDFIKQVLFESPRLICTTLIVGGVALAWIDRLDLKPRYTDIMDYPLSLCFKIGLFQCLAMVPGMSRSGSTIAGALLMGTDKRSAAEFSFFLAMPTMAGAFAYDLYKNRNIISLDQAGVITVGFIAAFIAAVFVVRQLLDFVSQHGFMPFAIWRIVVGAAGLIGLYMVG